Below is a genomic region from Mus caroli chromosome 13, CAROLI_EIJ_v1.1, whole genome shotgun sequence.
AACGCTGCACGTTACCTTCATGTAGTAGTGCATGAACTTGCAGAATCTGTgctcatttttacttatttatttttggctgaTCTAGTAGCCTTCCCAGTCCTCTTCTGATTTGTGAAACTGAGAATTACTTGTGTCTAGATTCCACCCATACCCTTGATGTGACCAGCGAGAAGGGTTTCTCACCTTTTTGCTGAATGTGGATGTGTATTCCAGGACTTGCTGTCATTGAAATGGAAAATACTAACTATTCTCACAAAATTTCTTGCTTCAGTTGATTCaagtttgatttttcaagatCCACACCCCTAGATTCCTGACTAATTTAGTTCTTTTGTTCAGTTAATTTGGGAGTTTAAGTGGTTCTTATTGAATTAAAAGGTTGAATTGTACACCCAAAGTGCTTTACAATGCAAAAATGAACTTAATAAAAATAGTTgcagacctaaaaaaaaaaaaaaaagaaatgtgaaacatTAAAGCTCTGAGTAAAAGGTTGATCTCACACTTTAGTGCTTCTCCTGATTTAAGAAcaggaaaaataaggaaagaataaGTAGGTGTAATCTTATGGACAAACTTTGATATAAGTGAGGTTGCTTTTTAGTTAGTGAAAAATGCTCTTTCAATGATATAGTATTTTTATGAAAGTAATTATGACATTGtgcttaatttaatttaaacttaccagaaaaaaaatattgataaattATGTGACCTTGTATGGCTAAAATCAACTGTATTTTTTGGGTCTGCAATTCCTGTTGAATTAATAGTAATAAATCATGAATAAAGGTGCCAGATGTAGTAAGCCACACAGATTCTACATGCTCGATTACCAGCACTGTTTATCGTGTACCAAAATATAAAGTTACACATTGAGAGTAACATTTTAAGGCCATATAAATCTTGAGTAATTTCAATTGTTTGAAGGAAGGACCTGAATGAATAAAATTCAGTGAAGCATCTCTAGAAACCAGGGCACCCTTACCATCATTGATCATTTCTATAAATACAACTTGTGTAGAAGGTATGTGCTAAAGCCTGATAATTTTAGTAAATGTCATTACTTCTATTTGCTTATTATTGTGGGTTTACTAAAAACAGTTGAGGCACTGTTTGCGCTTAGAACATTAGCCAGAAATATATGCAGCCTGCATATGCTAAGGCCTAATGTCAGTAGAGAGCTGATGTAATCATTGAtatcttcttttattaaaaaggaTATGTTTGTCTGGCATGCAAAATTAGCATCCTTATAGTCTAACTTTTTGAAAATGATCACTCCCATCTCTCTACCAAACATCAGGTGACTGACAACCTGCAAcagatagggaaaaaaaatctttatatggGTCATCAGATCATTTTATGATTTGAGAAatccctctgtcttcctttgaGAATTTGGTAACTTACATCATGCTTACAGTGCCACAGCATTTATTTGTCCATAAGCCTTAGAAGGATATCTAACCTTAAGCATTTATTAAGCATTAATTAAGCATCACATGCCTTCTCTTGCTAATACCTCAAATGTTACAGGTACATTATTTTACTGATTTCTGTCACTTTGGTCTTTACATTGCTATAAATAATTACTCTTACATAGTAAACATTTTCCACAATAAGCCAAACTTTTGCTTGGATCTTCCAATCAAAGAATGCAAAAGTATCTCCAATGATAGACAATGTAAGATGAGCACTATACCCATATTTGATTAGAAGCCTAAAAAAGATCCTTAAGAGTATTAgataaaattagaatataattttaaCTTGCTTTCACCAGTTTATCAGGATTAGGCATTATACAaactaggaaaaaagaaaatccctgtaGGGCTTCTCCTATCTGGACTCAATAAAGGACCTCTTAAATAAGATACCTGAAGAGTGACTTAAAACgttgtttattcttttatcaGGGGCTACAAACCTCATTAATAACCTCAGGGAGAGAATGAAGTGAAGTGGCAAATTTGTGTTTCCATGTTATCAGGAACTGTACTTGATGGATAAGGATTAGGAGTGGAAGAAATTGGAGGTTCACATGGAGGTAGAAGGGCCATATCAGTAGAAGGAGGATGGAGGCCATCAACATCATTACAAAGTGAGgcacacagaaacagatacagacacacacacacacacacatatatatatggggctgaagattttcacttttatttattatgattacTATTTTCTTCCAAAGCCGAAAAACATTATTAGGAATATTTAATGATCCCCTTGCATCTAGTTCCCGCTTAACTGCTCTTGCTAAATTCAGACTTTGGATATAAGGGCAAGCAGGAGCTGAATGGTAGAAGTGAAAACAGTTAATATGAGGAGTGAGTTACATGAAGAAGGTGTTTTGAACTCCATCTTACAAACTATTCTAAATAAGTatagatattaaaatttaaagttttaaatattgtCTCTCAACATCCATTTCCATTGTATATTGACATCACAGTGAGACTGATGGacatataagtatattttatctAAAGTCTCCCCAATGGGAATTTGTTAAATTAACACACTGACATTAAGTGTTGAAGTAAGGTAAAAGCTGAACTTATATTCATTTTCCTGGCACTTTAGCTGAGTTTTAGATTGACTAAAAGACCCTGGATAGCAAGCAAAACATTTCCCAGATGTAGGCAGCCGCACGCCCAAAAGATGGCTCCGACCTCCGGTACACCAGCGCAGTAAACAATGCCATTGCACAGGCGCCAGCCGAATCTGGCGCCAGCCCCTCCCAAGTGGGTGTTCATATCAAAGTACCGACAGACTGACGAATCCCAGGAAGACATGAagctctctccagtgctggggtggatataagcagtcctctcggggtttccggagttccccgttgcatggaggtgttcctgaaataaagaaaggctgttgagaaaAATCCGACCATGTTGCGTTTTTTCTTGCTAGACAAGGTGAGCCCAACAGATTCTTACATTTTAAAGAGTCagtattttgtttgtctgtggaAAGGTTTTAGAATTTCCAACCCACTAGGTTTCTGTaaatagtttgtatatgcttgtccctGGGAATGGCAATATTAGGAAttgtagccttgttgaagtaggtgtactactgtgggcatgggcttaagaccctcaccctagctgcctggaagtcagtcttctgctagcagccttcagatgaaaatgtagaactcagTCACCATTAAGACAATGGTGCCCCTGCTATGGGGAAAGCCTCGCGGATAACGAGGGGCTGCCAAAGTGGAGGACATGGGAAGTCAGAGGACTTAACTGCTTGGGTTCTCCATATAGCCTTTAACCTACTCTTCACGAATTTATATTCCTGAGAAGGACTTGGTGACATTTCAACGACTGTGGCACGAGGTTTTGAAGTTCTACGTCAACCTACATTAACGTGCACAAGTTGGGTGTATGTCAAAGAGCTCTGTGGAGGTCTCTGGACAACTCTTTACAGTTCCTTAAGATGGACACCAAGGACCCACCCACACTATTGGATCTTGCTACACAGAGTTTAATGAGTAATGAGCATGCAGCAATCCAAGCCCTGGAGGAGATCCCAGGGGAGCTTTTTGTCCCTTTGTTCACTGCTGCCTTCACGGGTAGACACAAGAATATACTGACAGCAATTGTGAAGGCTTGGCCCTTTGCCTGTCTCCACATTGGGGCACTAAGTGTGCAGGAACCCCAGTGTGAACTCCTGGAAGNCTTGGTTGAGAGTCTTCAATTCCTCCCTGCCCTGAACTCAGCTACTAGGAGCCCTAAGCTGAGGATCCTAGATTTAAGGCAGGATGCTGGCTGCAAGACTGTATGTCCTGAGATCACTACTAAATCGACAATTTGCTTTCATTCTTGTGCTCACTCTGAGCACTCTATCTTCAAAATTGAAGGCCAGGAGGGTCTTTCAAGTTCCAAGTCTGAGGCTCAGCCCTCTAAGTTGCCTATGGAATTAATAGTGGACATTTCCCTTGATGGTACTTTGAGGGAAAGGGAgttttttgctttgcttctgaATAAAGTAGAGCAGAGCCTAGGCTCTCTGCATCTGTGCTGCAGAGATTTGCAAATTAATAATTTNTGTGAATGCAGACATGCATTAAGCCATCTGGATCTGAAATGTGTTCATCACCTGGCAATTGATGAGTCTCCCCTTACTGAAGTCACCGACCTATTATCTCGTGTAGTGGACAGACTTAGCCTGTCTGAAATCGCTTGTAGATCTTTGAATGGGAGAACNTTTAGAAATTTTATCACCCAACTGAGTCGTATGGATCACCTGAAGGAGCTCAGCTTGT
It encodes:
- the LOC110308384 gene encoding melanoma antigen preferentially expressed in tumors-like, giving the protein MDTKDPPTLLDLATQSLMSNEHAAIQALEEIPGELFVPLFTAAFTGRHKNILTAIVKAWPFACLHIGALSVQEPQCELLEXLVESLQFLPALNSATRSPKLRILDLRQDAGCKTVCPEITTKSTICFHSCAHSEHSIFKIEGQEGLSSSKSEAQPSKLPMELIVDISLDGTLREREFFALLLNKVEQSLGSLHLCCRDLQINNXCECRHALSHLDLKCVHHLAIDESPLTEVTDLLSRVVDRLSLSEIACRSLNGRTFRNFITQLSRMDHLKELSLSSFCLTDHLENVLRVLSAALEFLYLPFCGLSYSDFKFLSECPQANHLKLLNISNNPIYWEDCEPFYYLLQNVSXTLQHLEINHCFLTDSTISVLIPALTSCXQLRVFRFSSNPITMGMLMRILELLTPLKELKYVIYPIPVHCYGRRYFQGSLDRQKVEDVXTQLRLMLQEAERSDMNWITYSD